A single genomic interval of Eptesicus fuscus isolate TK198812 chromosome 10, DD_ASM_mEF_20220401, whole genome shotgun sequence harbors:
- the LOC103295555 gene encoding peroxiredoxin-4-like: MDHRSRSRSRGLSRIPGTQSRTPSAPLPLHVEQEAREGEEWEQGELARQRTATNMPLESEELADNVMISKPAPYWEGTAVINGDFKELKLTDYRGKYLVFFFYPLDFTFVCPTEIIAFGDRIEEFRSINTEVVACSVDSQFAHLAWINTPRRQGGLGAIKIPLLSDLTHQITKDYGVYLEDSGHSLRGLFIIDDKGILRQMTLNDLPVGRSVDETLRLVQAFQYTDKHGEVCPAGWKPGSETIIPDPAGKLKYFDKLN; the protein is encoded by the coding sequence ATGGATCACCGAAGCCGATCTcgcagcagaggcctgagccgaATCCCTGGGACTCAGTCCCGAACCCCCAGTGCCCCACTCCCCTTGCATGTGGAACAGGAGGCCAGGGAAGGAGAAGAATGGGAGCAGGGAGAGCTCGCTCGTCAGAGGACTGCTACCAACATGCCCTTGGAAAGTGAAGAGTTGGCAGACAACGTTATGATTTCCAAGCCAGCACCTTATTGGGAAGGAACCGCTGTGATAAATGGAGACTTTAAGGAGCTCAAGTTAACTGATTATCGTGGAAAATACCTGGTTTTTTTCTTCTACCCACTTGATTTCACTTTTGTGTGTCCAACTGAAATTATCGCCTTTGGTGATAGAATTGAAGAATTCAGATCCATAAACACGGAAGTGGTGGCCTGCTCTGTTGATTCACAGTTTGCCCATTTGGCCTGGATTAACACCCCTAGAAGGCAAGGAGGACTTGGGGCAATAAAGATTCCACTTCTTTCAGATTTGACACATCAGATCACAAAGGACTATGGCGTATATCTGGAAGACTCAGGCCACAGTCTTAGAGGTCTCTTCATTATCGATGACAAAGGGATCCTAAGACAGATGACTCTGAATGACCTTCCTGTGGGTAGATCGGTGGATGAGACACTGCGCTTGGTCCAAGCATTCCAGTACACCGACAAACATGGAGAAGTCTGCCCTGCTGGCTGGAAACCTGGTAGTGAAACAATAATTCCAGATCCAGCTGGAAAACTGAAGTATTTTGACAAACTGAACTGA